The genome window GCGCTTTCACGACCGGCGTCACCATCGCAACCACGCTGGACTGCGATGGGAAGCCTTGGGGCTTCACGGCGAACTCCTTTACCTCGGTCTCTCTCGATCCACCCCTCCTTCTCGTATGCCTGGCCAAGACGGCAGGCAGCTACGAGGCCTTCCTGAAGGCCGAGCATTTCGCCATCAACGTGCTCTCAGCCGCCCAGCGCGACGCTTCCGTGGCCTTCGCGACGCTGGGCGCCCGCAAGTTCGATGCCGTTCCTTGGCGCAAGGAGAAGAGCGGTGCACCGGTGCTCGATGGCGTGGTCGCCTGGTTCGACTGTGCGCTGGAGCAGGTGGTGAAGGCCGGGGACCATGCGATCCTGATCGGTCGGGTTCTGGCCTTCGACAGCAACGGGGAGGAGCCGCTCGCCTACTGCCGGGGGGCTTACCTTTCCTTTGAGTTGAACCGCATGGCGCTGCGGGCCGCCGAGGACTCCGGGCACCTGAGCGTCGCCGCCATCGTGGAACGGGGCGATACGATCTTCCTGCTGAACGACCCGGTGAGCAACCGGCTG of Limibacillus sp. contains these proteins:
- a CDS encoding flavin reductase family protein, with the translated sequence MTSGTPSRDIEGTGPSSGEAPYDERALRRAFGAFTTGVTIATTLDCDGKPWGFTANSFTSVSLDPPLLLVCLAKTAGSYEAFLKAEHFAINVLSAAQRDASVAFATLGARKFDAVPWRKEKSGAPVLDGVVAWFDCALEQVVKAGDHAILIGRVLAFDSNGEEPLAYCRGAYLSFELNRMALRAAEDSGHLSVAAIVERGDTIFLLNDPVSNRLSLPRAPRFGRPDDPESLIGLLKKEGVSARLPFLFAVYEESGKEVVVYRGEAVGEIVNPGGNRRFFALDDLPWERIADPALKSMLERYRRERKASAFGLYIGTAEEGAVEPLPEEEERS